Proteins from a genomic interval of Lolium perenne isolate Kyuss_39 chromosome 1, Kyuss_2.0, whole genome shotgun sequence:
- the LOC139832818 gene encoding uncharacterized protein, giving the protein MEAALLAIDDKRLALEERIALLEDPVKLEEKIIISDNWAKAVQKTITMMLENRAIETKKHDEVKKENDALKMENKLLKETIEELSAGKEEEDPQERLMFNSDGEMPPRRDPTQDALNQMMTAQAQLMQMMTHATEPIVADDWLRSVNKDLVTCECTEAEKIRFTAHLLEGPAAMWWETYQLTHPIDGLDWEIFKEGFRTAHISSGIMNLKRDEFRSLRQGGRTLKEYMDDFCTLARYAPEDIDTDAKRKEKFLNGLKGELKIPLSVAYAPSYQSLLDQAITLDNNIKKEENRKRKFSNKSHTEPFHKKHHSSDGNGSHSSHRHNGHFNKGNGNNFNGHKFNGGSRGNHSNGNHSGNNGRHNGGNGHPNGNNGQHRHNSRDLSHITCYKCKKTGHFSTDCPENKSAEATKANSFQKGQVNHLNVEEVMNEPDAVMEDLPEDLCKGLKDLSLEIVPEGFVASLIVQPTLMDKIKETQKGDEDIEKIKENLKEDKAKGFSEDVQGIVWFGKRICVANDPELRKLIFQEAHETPYSIHPGNTKMYMDLKERFWWNKMKRDIAEYIAKCDVCSRVKAEHQKPAGLLQPLKVPEWKWDQIGMDFITGLPRTKSGYDSIWVIVDRLTKVAHFVPVKTTYTSAKLADIYKKRIVCLHGVPKSIVSDRGTQFTSHFWKQLHESLGTRLEFSTAFHPQTDGQTERVNQILDDSLPYAEFS; this is encoded by the exons ATGGAAGCAGCTCTATTGGCCATAGATGACAAGAGACTGGCGCTAGAAGAGCGCATCGCCCTTCTGGAGGATCCAGTGAAGCTGGAAGAGAAGATAATCATTAGCGACAACTGGGCGAAGGCAGTCCAGAAGACAATAACGATGATGCTGGAGAACAGGGCCATTGAAACTAAGAAGCATGATGAGGTGAAGAAAGAGAATGACGCTTTGAAGATGGAGAACAAGCTTCTGAAGGAAACAATTGAAGAACTCTCGGCTGGGAAAGAGGAAGAAGATCCTCAAGAGAGGCTCATGTTTAACTCTGATGGTGAA ATGCCGCCAAGACGTGACCCAACTCAGGATGCACTGAATCAGATGATGACAGCTCAGGCACAGCTCATGCAGATGATGACCCA TGCCACTGAACCTATTGTAGCTGATGACTGGCTGCGCTCTGTCAACAAGGACTTAGTCACCTGCGAGTGCACGGAGGCTGAGAAGATTAGGTTCACCGCTCACCTGCTGGAAGGACCTGCTGCGATGTGGTGGGAGACTTATCAACTCACCCATCCAATAGATGGCTTAGACTGGGAAATATTCAAGGAGGGATTTCGTACCGCCCACATCTCCTCGGGCATTATGAATCTCAAGAGAGATGAATTCCGCAGTCTGAGACAGGGAGGGAGAACCCTGAAGGAATACATGGATGACTTCTGTACCCtggcgaggtatgcccctgaggaCATTGACACAGATgctaagaggaaggagaagttccTCAACGGACTTAAGGGTGAATTGAAGATTCCATTGTCGGTAGCTTACGCACCCAGTTACCAGTCCCTACTTGATCAAGCCATCACCTTGGACAACAATATCAAGAAGGAGGAGAACCGCAAGAGGAAGTTTAGCAATAAGAGTCACACTGAGCCATTCCACAAGAAGCACCATTCTTCTGATGGGAATGGAAGTCATAGCTCACACAGGCATAACGGTCATTTCAACAAGGGGAATGGCAACAATTTCAATGGTCACAAGTTCAATGGAGGATCCAGGGGAAATCATTCCAATGGGAATCACAGTGGAAACAATGGCCGTCACAATGGGGGTAACGGACACCCCAATGGAAATAATGGCCAGCACCGACACAATTCAAGAGACTTGTCCCATATTACCTGCTACAAGTGTAAGAAGACTGGGCACTTTTCCACTGATTGCCCGGAGAATAAGTCCGCTGAAGCTACCAAAGCAAATTCATTCCAGAAGGGACAGGTGAACCATCTCAACGTGGAGGAAGTGATGAATGAACCTGACGCTGTGATGG AGGATCTACCTGAAGATCTGTGCAAGGGATTGAAGGACCTTAGTTTGGAAatagtgccggaaggctttgtagCATCCTTAATAGTACAACCTACGTTGATGGATAAGATAAAAGAAACCCAGAAGGGAGACGAAGATATAGAGAAGATAAAGGAAAACTTGAAGGAGGATAAAGCGAAAGGTTTTAGTGAAGATGTGCAGGGTATTGTCTGGTTTGGAAAGCGTAtttgcgtagcaaatgatccTGAACTTAGGAAGCTGATATTTCAGGAAGCTCATGAGACACCATATTCCATTCACCCTGGCAAtaccaagatgtacatggatctgaaGGAGAGATTTTGGTGGAATAAAATGAAGCGAGACATCGCTGAATATATAGCCAAGTGTGATGTGTGTagcagagtgaaggctgaacatcagaagcCAGCAGGATTATTGCAACCACTGAaggttccagaatggaagtgggaccaaATCGGCATGGACTTTATCACTGGATTACCCCGAACAAAATCTGGTTATGATTCGATTTGGGTTATAGTGGATCGTTTGACAAAGGTAGCTCACTTCGTGCCCGTGAAGACCACTTACACTAGCGCTAAGTTGGCAGATATCTATAAGAAGAGGATAGTATGTCTTCACGGAGTTCCTAAGAGTATTGTGTCTGATAGAGGTACCCAATTTACCTCGCATTTCTGGAAGCAGTTGCATGAGTCCTTAGGAACTAGATTGGAGTTTAGTACAGCATTTCACcctcagacagatggacagactgagagagtgaaTCAGATCCTGGATGATAGTTTACCGTATGCGGAGTTCTCCTag
- the LOC127297865 gene encoding uncharacterized protein, translating into MPPRRRGRARGRAHARRGRVGRNGRVEGSDVEHSNHEDAEVSQSANSDGHGASNMTLTQWLDMKLDKFDGSGTPMDAASWLRGMEKYMDASVMTQEDRIVYVAFQLKGLADMWWEGVRAAWTPAHGPPTWDVFVKQFTSKYYPDSFTEKMDVALRNIKQGDKTVDEYEMEFSKIAHFVDHINQNQSEKARKFFEGLNSEYRHVMGANRPNEYFSVVEQARGMELQIQLTQAEAARTSGTSGSSSKHKRSHHDGSELTERLALKKSKSGAHSQQSANPNQSGAHPFSAPHSNITSFIRPIPGQGLICFKCGQGHRASECDFSGSCDHCGKTGHMKRVCKKNPNSIIKWQLTSPSAGTTLSISSNDEPLGVRSSDGSVHMMTAPQVAPPQFPPHPYQHPYFGYYGHPPPITAPYVPPQLPAPRQPQQLVGNSSTSTPAGAYNKQTTSQGHRDGALGIKISDMHGKRA; encoded by the exons ATGCCGCCGAGACGTAGAGGTCGAGCTCGTGGCCGAGCTCATGCAAGGCGGGGTCGCGTTGGCCGCAACGGCCGTGTAGAGGGATCAGATGTTGAGCATAGTAATCATGAGGATGCAGAAGTGAGTCAATCTGCTAATAGTGATGGACATGGTGCTTCAAACATGACGCTTACCCAATGGCTAGATATGAAGCTGGACAAGTTTGATGGATCAGGGACACCCATGGACGCTGCAAGTTGGCTTCGCGGCATGGAGAAATACATGGATGCATCTGTGATGACACAAGAGGACAGAATTGTCTATGTAGCTTTCCAACTGAAGGGTCTCGCTGACATGTGGTGGGAAGGAGTTCGTGCAGCGTGGACACCAGCCCATGGACCGCCTACATGGGATGTTTTTGTTAAGCAATTCACTAGCAAATACTACCCAGATTCATTCACGGAGAAGATGGATGTTGCCCTAAGGAATATCAAGCAAGGTGACAAGACAGTGGATGAGTACGAGATGGAGTTTAGTAAGATTGCTCATTTTGTGGATCACATAAATCAGAATCAGAGTGAGAAAGCTAGAAAATTCTTTGAGGGGCTTAATTCAGAATATCGACATGTCATGGGAGCTAATCGACCGAATGAGTATTTCAGTGTGGTGGAACAGGCTAGGGGAATGGAGCTACAGATTCAACTCACACAGGCAGAGGCAGCTCGTACAAGTGGTACTAGTGGCTCGAGTAGTAAGCACAAGAGAAGTCATCATGATGGGAGTGAGCTTACGGAGCGTCTTGCTCTCAAGAAGTCCAAGTCAGGTGCACATTCTCAACAGTCCGCCAACCCCAATCAATCAGGAGCTCATCCTTTTTCAGCGCCACATTCCAACATCACATCGTTCATTCGACCCATCCCAGGACAGGGCTTGATTTGCTTCAAGTGCGGTCAAGGTCACCGTGCTTCTGAGTGTGACTTTTCGGGATCTTGTGACCATTGTGGCAAGACCGGTCACATGAAACGTGTTTGCAAGAAAAATCCTAACTCCATTATCAAGTGGCAATTGACCAGTCCTTCCGCAGGGACAACATTATCCATttcttccaatgatgagcctctagGTGTCAGATCCTCAGATGGGTCAGTACATATGATGACGGCCCCCCAAGTTGCACCTCCCCAGTTTCCACCTCATCCATATCAGCATCCTTACTTTGGCTACTACGGCCATCCACCTCCAATTACAGCTCCATATGTTCCGCCCCAGCTACCTGCTCCTCGCCAACCGCAACAATTAGTTGGAAATTCTTCAACCTCAACACCTGCCGGAGCTTATAACAAACAAACAACCTCTCAAGGTCACCGTGATGGGGCTTTAG GTATTAAAATCAGCGACATGCATGGGAAGCGGGCATAG